One stretch of Oceanipulchritudo coccoides DNA includes these proteins:
- a CDS encoding YgjP-like metallopeptidase domain-containing protein, giving the protein MKSKAKQNTFDLVCLQSASGAMLVPYRFERTRQVKRMNLHVDSSSVVVLKAPLRQSQASGVRFMEEHGDWICRMLETRKSIPKLHSYLMKHPHLSLAGRSVPLVLRFKAGVCQHVIEDTAGRVILTVDPGKVLVPQLVSLLKSIAREFLPTRLMELARKHQLKPHGITVRNQKSRWGSCSETGAISLNWRLVLLSPPLQDHVLLHELAHLKHFDHSKGFHQFLKALDPSSEKHARRLDADASLLIDLGQAEL; this is encoded by the coding sequence GTGAAATCGAAGGCAAAGCAGAACACGTTTGATCTAGTGTGTCTCCAGTCCGCTTCCGGTGCGATGCTGGTTCCGTACAGGTTTGAGCGGACCCGGCAGGTGAAGCGGATGAACCTGCATGTCGATTCATCCAGCGTGGTGGTCCTGAAAGCGCCCCTGAGGCAATCACAGGCTAGCGGCGTGCGTTTTATGGAGGAACATGGTGACTGGATTTGCCGGATGCTGGAAACCCGGAAGTCCATTCCGAAATTGCATTCCTACCTGATGAAACATCCGCACCTTTCACTGGCGGGCCGGAGCGTTCCCCTCGTCTTGCGCTTCAAGGCAGGCGTTTGCCAGCATGTGATAGAGGATACCGCAGGCAGGGTCATCCTCACTGTTGATCCAGGCAAAGTCCTGGTTCCCCAGCTCGTGAGTCTTCTCAAGAGTATCGCCCGTGAGTTTCTTCCCACCCGGCTGATGGAACTTGCCCGAAAGCATCAGTTGAAGCCTCACGGGATTACGGTTCGCAACCAGAAAAGCCGGTGGGGATCCTGTAGTGAGACGGGAGCCATTTCCCTCAATTGGCGCCTGGTTCTTCTTTCACCACCGCTTCAGGATCATGTGCTGTTGCATGAATTGGCGCATTTGAAGCACTTCGACCATTCCAAGGGATTCCACCAGTTCCTCAAGGCCCTCGATCCTTCGTCCGAGAAACACGCCCGCCGTCTCGATGCGGATGCTTCCCTGTTGATTGATCTCGGGCAGGCAGAGTTGTGA
- the mazG gene encoding nucleoside triphosphate pyrophosphohydrolase: MARLRGPGGCPWDHEQTHQSLCEPLIDETAELLDTIDRADMEHMCEELGDVLLQVVFHAQIAEENGHFNFDDVARGINEKLIRRHPHVFGDVDLKDSDEVLKQWEAIKAEEKKNGPAENGLFKRLPPSLPALMFAGKVARQIHKKGLKHDQLPDPEGVDALAEGLEEEEAGEFLYQYVCACQQAGIDPETALRKHSSKLVSEIEGKAEHV, encoded by the coding sequence ATGGCCCGCCTGCGTGGACCGGGTGGTTGCCCGTGGGACCACGAGCAGACACACCAGAGCCTCTGTGAGCCGCTCATTGACGAGACGGCTGAACTGCTCGATACAATCGACCGCGCCGACATGGAACACATGTGCGAGGAGCTGGGGGATGTGCTCCTGCAGGTCGTCTTCCATGCGCAGATCGCCGAGGAAAACGGGCATTTTAATTTCGATGACGTGGCCCGCGGGATCAACGAGAAGCTGATCCGGCGGCATCCGCATGTGTTCGGGGATGTGGACTTGAAGGATTCCGATGAGGTTCTGAAGCAATGGGAGGCGATCAAGGCCGAGGAGAAGAAAAACGGTCCTGCTGAGAATGGCCTGTTCAAGCGCCTGCCGCCGTCTTTGCCGGCCCTGATGTTTGCCGGTAAAGTGGCCAGGCAAATCCATAAGAAGGGATTAAAGCATGACCAGTTGCCGGACCCGGAGGGTGTCGACGCGCTTGCCGAAGGGCTTGAAGAAGAAGAGGCAGGGGAATTCCTTTACCAATATGTGTGTGCCTGCCAGCAGGCCGGGATTGATCCCGAGACGGCATTGAGAAAGCATAGCTCGAAATTAGTCAGTGAAATCGAAGGCAAAGCAGAACACGTTTGA
- a CDS encoding DUF7035 domain-containing protein, with protein MKNSFKILCPLVLSLVLQTVQAVDTAAPLLTSISVSPASVDASGGDQIITATLTITDDESGLNFGNIFLYNPSGTFVDAIFFNTTATYLTSGTATNGTYEVQATVPQYATPGTWEVRVFLRDNLNQDRRYGGTNEAFPNPGDEDFTVVNGGTVDSTSPGLVSVSVSPALVDTGSGPANLTVSLNITDDLSGFESGSLEFYDPSGTYRSDLTEFFYLTDVLSGDALDGDYEITLNLPAASASGLWTIEFFIRDRLGNSSYLVGEPGAEFTVTNVGGASGDLSDAVDATQYPLAGFGSPEWFFQTNTTYDGIDAAQSGAIGDNESTTMEMEFNGPGGTLTFWWKVDSEDGFDFLSVDGPFGFYDEISGDVDWVQVTVPIPSGIQTVSWTYFKDSGGSAGADAGWVDRVYYSSLSDNEDPVLQYINISPNPVDVSTGDQTVTITVEVSDDFNGVSEGYISLWDPDDFDYDYLFFDSSNLVSGDAYFGTYEVSTILYESDFFPTPFAALGTWRAEVEIIEDNTFNSRYYGPFDDPFPNPGDELFTVGDGLGGGAAPILESIDPIGPVSADFSAGGQIESISFRITDSSDGFSYGYIYLYAPGGGFVSSTYFDGVSLTSGDEFDGTYSVNVSIPQYAPSGTWSLAFSLFDFANNFSDIPFETAFQNPGEELFTVTNSGTADTADPVLQSIVVSPAAIDTTTSAQSIDVTLTISEDLSGLSAVNLYVYDPLDTYINSLYTFFPGDDQLGGVFSTTLEIPQGSLEGTWEFATIIYDNVGNSARHGIFWDPFPVPGDEEFTVGPVSPSTFDNFVSLYSLSGPDALLNGNPDGDWYINALELVLGTDPTVWDAMNASLLAVETVGGELRLTFTVNPALTIGSSGNFLQFSDGGGGAPLNLTGQTSALLNSGWVNVLPTLVSGTTYRVSLTISPGEVGFMRLDFN; from the coding sequence ATGAAAAACTCGTTTAAAATCCTTTGCCCGCTTGTTCTTTCCCTTGTTTTGCAAACGGTGCAAGCCGTTGACACGGCGGCCCCACTTCTGACCTCGATCAGCGTGAGCCCCGCATCCGTTGACGCCTCCGGAGGCGACCAGATCATAACAGCGACGCTGACGATCACCGACGACGAAAGCGGGCTCAACTTTGGCAATATCTTCCTCTATAACCCATCCGGAACCTTTGTTGACGCCATCTTTTTCAATACGACAGCGACGTACTTGACAAGCGGGACGGCCACTAATGGCACCTACGAGGTACAGGCGACTGTTCCCCAATATGCGACCCCCGGGACATGGGAAGTGCGGGTTTTTCTGCGCGATAATTTAAATCAGGATCGCCGCTACGGTGGGACCAACGAAGCTTTCCCTAATCCCGGCGACGAGGACTTTACTGTTGTGAATGGCGGGACTGTCGATTCCACCTCCCCGGGGCTGGTTTCGGTTTCCGTTTCACCGGCTCTTGTCGATACCGGGTCGGGTCCGGCTAATTTGACGGTCTCGCTGAACATCACCGATGACCTGAGCGGGTTTGAAAGCGGCTCTTTGGAATTTTACGATCCAAGTGGAACCTACCGAAGTGACCTGACAGAGTTTTTCTATTTGACTGATGTTCTTTCGGGGGACGCGCTGGATGGGGATTACGAAATTACCCTTAATCTCCCTGCAGCCAGTGCCAGTGGGCTCTGGACAATTGAATTCTTTATCCGCGACCGGCTCGGAAATTCCAGCTACCTGGTCGGGGAGCCAGGTGCGGAGTTTACGGTCACCAACGTGGGAGGCGCGTCCGGTGACCTGTCGGATGCGGTGGACGCAACACAGTACCCCCTAGCCGGTTTTGGCAGCCCGGAATGGTTTTTCCAGACAAATACAACCTATGACGGAATCGACGCCGCCCAAAGCGGGGCGATTGGCGACAATGAAAGTACCACGATGGAGATGGAGTTTAATGGTCCCGGAGGAACCCTGACCTTCTGGTGGAAAGTGGATTCAGAGGACGGGTTTGATTTCCTATCTGTTGATGGGCCATTTGGCTTTTACGATGAAATAAGTGGTGATGTTGACTGGGTACAGGTCACTGTTCCGATTCCTTCTGGAATACAAACCGTGTCCTGGACCTATTTCAAGGATAGCGGTGGCAGCGCCGGAGCGGATGCCGGCTGGGTGGACCGGGTTTATTACTCCAGCCTCTCAGACAACGAGGATCCAGTCCTGCAATATATTAATATCTCCCCGAATCCGGTGGATGTCTCCACAGGAGATCAGACCGTCACCATCACGGTCGAAGTTTCGGATGATTTCAATGGTGTTTCTGAAGGCTACATTTCCCTCTGGGATCCGGATGATTTTGATTATGACTATTTGTTTTTTGATTCTTCAAATCTTGTTTCTGGAGACGCCTATTTTGGAACCTATGAAGTCAGCACAATTTTGTATGAGAGTGATTTTTTCCCCACGCCCTTTGCTGCTCTGGGAACCTGGCGCGCTGAGGTGGAGATCATTGAGGACAACACTTTTAATTCGAGATACTATGGCCCATTTGATGACCCATTCCCGAATCCAGGCGATGAGCTTTTCACTGTCGGGGACGGGCTTGGCGGCGGCGCAGCCCCAATTCTGGAATCCATTGATCCAATTGGACCGGTGAGCGCTGACTTTTCGGCTGGTGGCCAAATTGAGAGCATATCCTTTCGAATCACAGATAGCTCTGATGGTTTCAGCTATGGATATATCTATCTTTATGCCCCGGGTGGGGGATTTGTCAGCTCCACTTATTTTGATGGGGTTTCGCTGACGAGTGGAGATGAGTTTGATGGCACCTACTCCGTCAATGTCAGTATACCACAGTATGCGCCATCTGGCACATGGAGTCTCGCGTTCTCACTTTTTGATTTTGCGAATAATTTCAGCGATATTCCATTTGAAACTGCGTTCCAGAATCCGGGTGAAGAGCTTTTCACGGTTACCAACAGCGGGACCGCCGACACGGCGGATCCGGTCTTGCAATCAATTGTCGTTTCCCCTGCAGCGATTGATACAACAACAAGTGCCCAGTCCATTGACGTGACGTTGACCATCTCGGAAGACCTCAGTGGCCTGAGTGCCGTCAACCTCTATGTCTATGATCCTCTCGATACTTACATCAATTCTCTCTACACATTCTTTCCCGGGGACGACCAGCTTGGTGGTGTCTTTTCGACGACCCTCGAGATCCCGCAGGGCAGTCTGGAAGGAACATGGGAATTCGCGACAATCATTTACGACAACGTGGGCAATTCCGCACGGCACGGCATTTTCTGGGATCCATTTCCTGTCCCGGGAGATGAGGAGTTCACTGTTGGGCCTGTCAGCCCGTCAACCTTTGATAATTTTGTCAGCTTGTATTCGCTGAGTGGACCGGATGCCTTGCTTAATGGCAATCCAGACGGCGACTGGTACATCAACGCGCTCGAGCTCGTTCTGGGAACAGATCCAACAGTCTGGGACGCCATGAATGCATCCCTCCTCGCTGTTGAAACGGTTGGTGGGGAGCTACGGCTAACCTTTACGGTTAATCCTGCTCTCACGATAGGAAGCAGTGGCAATTTTCTCCAGTTCTCGGATGGTGGAGGGGGAGCTCCCCTTAATTTGACCGGACAGACGTCGGCACTTCTCAACAGTGGCTGGGTCAATGTTCTTCCAACCCTTGTTTCCGGAACCACATATCGGGTCAGTTTGACAATATCGCCCGGTGAGGTCGGCTTTATGCGTCTTGATTTTAATTAG
- a CDS encoding indole-3-glycerol phosphate synthase TrpC: protein MDKLTEIMAWKRQEVAKRRRPVRDEELAHFNPSSSHPSRFEKALRRESGIALISEIKRKSPSAGAIAEGRDAPEQARLYYNAGTDAISVLTDEKYFGGSIRDLWNVNDLLGNRSDSPPTLRKDFFVDRIQILEAAEAGASCILIIVRALSNEEMSMLFEAANLAGLDSIFEVHEESEVERALNCGARIVGVNNRDLTRFVTDLAISESIIPQLPENCVAISESGIHSIADAERAFEAGADAILVGEALMKMEDPEPFIQAIHDF, encoded by the coding sequence ATGGACAAACTGACCGAGATCATGGCTTGGAAACGCCAGGAAGTCGCCAAACGGCGGCGGCCTGTCCGGGATGAGGAGCTGGCGCATTTCAATCCCTCATCAAGCCATCCAAGCCGCTTTGAGAAAGCCTTGCGGCGCGAATCAGGGATCGCCCTGATATCGGAAATCAAGCGGAAGTCACCGTCCGCGGGGGCAATCGCCGAGGGACGGGACGCTCCGGAGCAGGCGCGGCTTTACTACAACGCCGGGACCGATGCCATTTCTGTTCTCACGGATGAAAAGTACTTTGGCGGCTCCATCCGCGACCTCTGGAATGTGAATGACCTCCTGGGAAACCGTTCCGACTCGCCCCCTACCCTGCGGAAGGATTTCTTCGTCGACCGGATCCAGATCCTTGAGGCGGCCGAGGCCGGTGCCTCCTGCATCCTCATCATTGTCCGCGCCCTCTCCAACGAGGAGATGTCCATGCTCTTTGAGGCAGCCAACCTCGCCGGACTGGACAGTATTTTCGAGGTGCACGAGGAATCTGAAGTGGAAAGGGCCCTCAATTGTGGAGCCCGTATCGTAGGCGTGAACAACCGCGACCTCACCCGCTTTGTGACCGACCTTGCCATCTCCGAGTCAATTATCCCGCAGCTTCCGGAGAACTGCGTCGCGATTTCGGAAAGCGGAATTCATTCCATAGCCGATGCCGAGCGGGCCTTTGAGGCCGGGGCGGATGCCATCCTCGTCGGGGAGGCCCTCATGAAAATGGAGGATCCGGAACCGTTTATCCAAGCGATCCATGACTTTTGA
- the rsmA gene encoding 16S rRNA (adenine(1518)-N(6)/adenine(1519)-N(6))-dimethyltransferase RsmA, with protein MPLTPSATRALLESLGHRPRKPLGQNFLIDGNIVRKSLQLAGLQAGETAIEIGPGLGTLSRAMLELGCTVYSIELDSSLSGHLSDTLSKEFPGTFHLLEGDAVKHPRAGTPESTANLKVVANLPYAITTPWLEGMLEVPLPSDMVLMMQKEAADRITAQPGSKAYGAISIFIGAAYERAGVHKVSRACFYPVPGVDSLLLHLRKKDKPVLFSEPARELIRQLFTQRRKQIGSLLQKREDLHPWLEMLPEYGRDRTTRPEAIPLEAWLALDGLGSN; from the coding sequence ATGCCCCTCACACCCTCAGCGACGCGCGCCCTTCTTGAGTCACTCGGGCACCGGCCGCGCAAACCGCTTGGACAGAATTTCCTCATTGACGGGAATATCGTTCGCAAGTCGCTTCAGTTGGCGGGGCTGCAGGCCGGGGAAACCGCCATTGAAATCGGGCCCGGGCTGGGAACCCTGAGCCGGGCCATGCTGGAACTGGGTTGCACGGTGTATTCCATTGAGCTCGACTCGTCCCTGTCTGGCCACCTGTCGGATACGCTTTCAAAGGAATTCCCTGGGACTTTCCATCTGCTCGAGGGAGACGCCGTCAAGCATCCGCGCGCCGGCACGCCCGAATCAACAGCAAATCTCAAGGTCGTCGCCAATCTCCCTTATGCGATCACCACTCCCTGGCTGGAAGGCATGCTGGAGGTGCCCCTGCCCTCCGACATGGTCCTTATGATGCAAAAGGAGGCCGCGGACCGCATCACGGCGCAACCCGGCAGCAAGGCCTACGGAGCCATCTCCATCTTTATCGGGGCCGCCTACGAGCGGGCGGGTGTCCACAAAGTTTCACGCGCCTGCTTCTATCCGGTCCCCGGTGTCGATTCCCTGCTGCTGCATCTGCGGAAAAAGGATAAACCGGTCCTCTTTTCCGAGCCAGCCCGCGAGCTCATCCGCCAGCTCTTCACCCAGCGGCGAAAACAGATCGGCAGCCTCCTGCAAAAGCGAGAGGACCTTCACCCGTGGCTGGAAATGCTGCCGGAATACGGGCGCGACCGGACCACACGTCCGGAAGCAATTCCGTTGGAGGCCTGGCTCGCCTTGGACGGCTTGGGCTCTAATTAA
- a CDS encoding DUF1501 domain-containing protein, whose amino-acid sequence MKTPRKISRRKFLVEANCAAVGSISLFSSLFTLKLTAGAVSGGPLPGYKALVCLFLSGGNDSFNMLVPRQQEAYDAYAAVRSTLALEQNSLLPISTTGQAYTEFGLHPALTELQALYNAGHAAFVSNVGTLVEPLTIQQYLSGVASLPTGLFSHSDEQLHWQTVVPQVAGSGPRGWAGRMADCLSQANSSGSIAMNVSLSGTNVMQSGNQSVPYITDPAGAVQLAEYAVDPASQMAIDSVLSQEYRNLYQKTLSSNLRGSIDTAMLFEEATNAVQLTEAFPDTGTGKRLASIARILAARSPLGMNRQVFFLRLGGWDHHKEVLVKQEGLFAQVDAAIGAFWRELGHLGLQDDVALFTASDFGRTLTSNGLGSDHAWGGNHFVIGGGINGGKIYGDYPVVARNAPLDVGRGRLLPTTSIDAYMAELASWFGVAPAELSTVFPNAGNFFDPLGNPFPMGMFQT is encoded by the coding sequence ATGAAAACCCCCAGAAAAATCAGCCGCCGTAAATTTCTTGTTGAGGCAAACTGCGCCGCGGTGGGGTCCATATCGCTTTTTTCATCGCTCTTCACCCTCAAGTTAACCGCCGGCGCTGTATCGGGTGGACCACTACCGGGATACAAGGCATTGGTATGCCTCTTTCTAAGCGGGGGAAATGATTCTTTCAACATGCTGGTTCCACGACAGCAGGAGGCCTACGATGCGTATGCGGCCGTCCGCAGCACGCTTGCCCTCGAGCAGAACAGTCTATTGCCCATCAGCACGACCGGACAAGCCTACACGGAATTCGGCCTGCACCCGGCATTGACTGAGCTACAGGCGCTATACAACGCCGGCCATGCAGCCTTTGTCAGTAATGTCGGCACACTGGTTGAACCGCTGACAATCCAGCAATACCTTTCCGGTGTCGCTTCCCTTCCAACAGGGCTTTTCTCCCACTCGGATGAACAACTGCACTGGCAGACCGTCGTCCCCCAAGTAGCTGGAAGCGGTCCGAGGGGCTGGGCAGGCCGGATGGCAGATTGTCTCTCGCAGGCCAATTCAAGTGGTTCGATCGCCATGAATGTTTCCCTCTCGGGCACCAATGTCATGCAGAGCGGCAACCAATCCGTACCGTACATCACCGATCCAGCCGGCGCTGTTCAGTTGGCTGAATATGCTGTTGATCCAGCTTCGCAGATGGCAATCGACAGCGTCTTGAGCCAAGAGTACCGGAACCTCTATCAAAAGACCCTCTCGAGCAACCTGCGCGGCTCGATTGATACCGCCATGCTCTTTGAAGAGGCGACCAATGCGGTCCAGTTGACGGAAGCCTTTCCGGATACGGGAACCGGAAAGCGGCTGGCCTCCATTGCCCGGATTCTTGCTGCCCGCTCCCCTCTCGGCATGAACCGGCAGGTCTTCTTTCTCCGGCTTGGGGGATGGGATCACCACAAGGAGGTCCTCGTGAAGCAAGAGGGGTTATTCGCTCAAGTCGATGCCGCCATTGGCGCATTCTGGCGCGAGCTGGGTCACCTTGGCTTACAAGACGATGTCGCTCTTTTCACTGCTTCAGACTTTGGCCGCACCCTGACCTCCAATGGCCTTGGTTCCGATCACGCCTGGGGCGGAAACCACTTTGTCATCGGTGGGGGAATCAACGGCGGAAAAATTTACGGGGACTATCCAGTCGTTGCACGCAATGCCCCGCTCGATGTCGGACGAGGGCGCCTCCTCCCCACTACTTCCATCGATGCCTATATGGCCGAGCTGGCCTCGTGGTTCGGTGTTGCTCCGGCGGAATTAAGCACGGTCTTCCCTAATGCCGGCAATTTCTTTGACCCCTTGGGCAATCCGTTTCCAATGGGCATGTTCCAAACTTAA
- a CDS encoding DUF1800 domain-containing protein has protein sequence MSPTPQNRARILAISVSSLLVPLSGQGMESLELTVTDGQMHIQLPPAGSPDMFQSMEWSRNLIDWQMVGRDYGFGWENSFPNLLSIAGEGTNKSLTHPLEAGARFFRGFASPSSGLNTASSVSRFLQQASFGPTRDLIDSFPGIETPSGINDYPYGYFEQWIDEQMALDVTSLRKFWRERSNPAFVDNSLNSPFEVGHNPANGTQLSYWLNGQDRIDPDQADAIAAGRNANDVSFSAGETKEIVWYQVATTAPDALRQRAAWALSQIFVLGEGGSTQTNAAERFLVYYDIFVRHAFGNFRDILGEVTFNPSMGDYLTYLDNRKEDPVVGTFPDENYAREIMQLFTIGIWMLNQDGSLQRDANGNGIPTYDNNDIIEVAKIFTGLRKQYNGRSGIGDEGNIEIKFGNYVDPMRMQSSWHDFSAKTLLDGSTLDPFPETNAGAIAEINAFLDHLFNHPNVGPFIARRLIQRLTVSNPSPNYIQAVAQAFNEGTYNGSGTGQRGDLAVVFKAILLHPEAREPALSLDTAHGKLREPLVRLLHYARVFEITSPQTFGLLPFWKLDQVIAQAPFNSPSVFNFYQSDHQPLGSLQDRDLFSPEFQITTDVTSLGLANAIRTLVYEGIADVIGARGYSQGDLDLSYEAGLAADTSVLIDHLDLVLTAGRLSDENRQILFETIDPMPASTLSDREIRVKLALSLISLLPEFNVIY, from the coding sequence ATGTCGCCTACCCCGCAAAACCGGGCCAGGATACTGGCCATATCCGTCTCATCGCTATTGGTCCCGCTGAGCGGCCAAGGCATGGAAAGCCTTGAATTGACTGTGACGGATGGCCAGATGCACATCCAGCTTCCCCCGGCAGGGAGCCCTGACATGTTCCAGTCGATGGAATGGTCGAGGAACCTGATCGACTGGCAGATGGTTGGCCGGGACTACGGATTCGGCTGGGAAAACAGTTTCCCGAACCTTCTTTCGATTGCGGGTGAAGGCACGAACAAGAGCCTGACCCATCCCCTCGAGGCCGGTGCGCGGTTTTTTCGCGGATTTGCCTCTCCTTCGAGCGGACTGAATACCGCGAGCTCTGTTTCGAGGTTTCTGCAGCAGGCAAGCTTTGGTCCAACCCGTGACCTGATCGACTCATTCCCGGGAATCGAAACGCCATCCGGAATCAATGATTACCCGTACGGATACTTCGAACAGTGGATTGATGAGCAAATGGCGCTCGACGTGACTTCCCTGCGGAAGTTCTGGCGCGAGCGGAGCAATCCGGCCTTCGTAGACAATTCCCTCAACTCTCCCTTTGAGGTGGGCCACAATCCTGCCAATGGTACCCAGCTTTCCTACTGGCTGAATGGTCAGGACCGGATCGATCCTGATCAGGCGGATGCGATTGCTGCTGGCAGAAACGCGAATGATGTTTCCTTCTCCGCGGGGGAAACAAAGGAAATTGTCTGGTATCAGGTGGCGACAACAGCCCCCGACGCATTGCGGCAGCGAGCCGCCTGGGCCTTGTCACAGATCTTTGTCCTCGGGGAAGGTGGATCGACTCAGACGAACGCCGCCGAGCGCTTCCTGGTATATTACGACATCTTTGTAAGGCACGCCTTCGGGAACTTCCGCGACATTCTTGGCGAGGTCACTTTCAACCCGAGCATGGGAGATTACCTGACTTACCTCGACAACCGGAAAGAGGATCCAGTCGTCGGCACCTTTCCGGATGAAAATTATGCGCGTGAGATCATGCAGTTGTTCACCATCGGGATCTGGATGCTGAATCAGGATGGCTCGCTGCAGAGGGATGCCAACGGGAATGGGATACCCACTTACGACAACAATGACATCATCGAAGTGGCAAAGATCTTCACCGGCTTGCGCAAACAATACAACGGGCGTTCGGGAATCGGCGATGAGGGAAATATTGAAATAAAATTCGGTAACTACGTTGACCCGATGCGCATGCAAAGCTCATGGCATGATTTCAGCGCCAAGACCTTGCTCGATGGAAGCACCCTGGATCCCTTTCCGGAGACAAACGCGGGTGCAATTGCCGAGATCAATGCCTTCCTGGATCACCTCTTCAATCATCCCAATGTCGGCCCCTTCATCGCGCGCCGCCTGATCCAACGCCTGACCGTTTCCAACCCCTCCCCGAATTACATTCAAGCTGTCGCGCAGGCGTTCAATGAGGGAACTTACAACGGTTCAGGCACAGGCCAGCGCGGGGACCTGGCAGTTGTCTTCAAGGCGATCCTGCTCCATCCGGAAGCCCGTGAACCAGCCCTGTCACTCGACACGGCCCACGGAAAACTCCGGGAACCTTTGGTCAGGCTCCTCCATTACGCTCGCGTTTTTGAAATCACTTCCCCGCAAACCTTCGGCCTGCTTCCATTCTGGAAGCTGGACCAAGTGATTGCTCAGGCCCCGTTTAACTCCCCTTCCGTATTCAACTTTTACCAATCGGATCACCAGCCGCTGGGCTCGCTCCAGGATCGTGACTTGTTCAGCCCCGAATTTCAAATTACCACGGATGTGACTTCCCTTGGACTCGCCAACGCCATCCGCACGCTCGTCTACGAAGGCATTGCAGATGTTATCGGTGCTCGCGGCTACAGCCAGGGCGATCTTGACTTGAGTTATGAAGCAGGACTGGCGGCAGACACCAGTGTCCTCATCGACCATCTGGACCTTGTCCTCACTGCTGGAAGGTTGAGTGATGAAAACCGCCAGATACTGTTTGAGACAATTGACCCGATGCCGGCTTCAACCCTCTCCGACCGGGAAATCCGGGTTAAACTGGCCCTGTCGCTGATCTCATTGTTGCCTGAATTCAACGTGATTTATTAA